In Antechinus flavipes isolate AdamAnt ecotype Samford, QLD, Australia chromosome 6, AdamAnt_v2, whole genome shotgun sequence, the sequence TGAGACCGAACAGCACCGGCGCGGCCACGGCGAAGGCCAGCCCCCACACGGCGCCGATGAGCAGCAGCTGCCGCCTCCCCAGCTGCCGCCGGCTGTAGTTCAGGGGCACGGAGACCGCGATGAACCTGCGGGGGGAGGCCGGGGAGCTGGGGGCTAGCCGGGAGGGGGCCCCTCCCGCGCAGTCGCCGGCTTCGAGGAGCCAAACTGGCGGCCCGAGCTGGGGCTCTGGGGGAAGGCAGCCCCTCGGCAGCGAGCCAGGGAGGCCGGGAGGGGGCTCGATTCTCCGCCTTTGCTAACTTGTGTGTCCGGGGTCAGCCTCGGGAGGCAGAGAGGCCAGCTGGCTGGGGGGCGGGGCTGGGGGAGGAGGCCCACCTGTCCACGCTGATGGCGCAGAGGTGGAAGATGGAGGCTGTGCAGAGCATCACGTCCATAGTCATCAGAGCATCACACAGAGCCGGGTTCAGAGTCCATACGCCTCCCTGGTACTGGGACGGATGGACAGAGCTCTGAGGTCCCGGCGTCAACCACTCAGACATTCacagtgtgtgtggggggagagagacagacagagacacagagagagacaaagacagagacacacagacaggcagagacacagacacaaagagacagagaaagagtcagaaacagagagagagacagggagacagagacactgagaaacagggagagaaagaacactcacggcacacacccactctCATTTGGGACAGAGAGAAGCTGGGAGGCTACACCCCAATGCCCTCAGATTTCTCCCTCTGCAGAGCACAAACGGGGCACACCAGGGACCCAGACAGGGGTGTAGATTTGGCCAAAATAGCTGTGCTTATTCCAGTCTGGTCGGGAGAAGAAAAGCATGGTCTGCCCTGGGAGCCCTCCTTCTGCTTCTGAACTCTGGCTGAGATCTTGGCCATGTCCCCCACCCACTGTTTCCTGGGCAGTGGACGAGTGGGGATGCGGGAAAGGctgctctcccttcctttccacgTTGACATCTGGACCTCACTGCCATTGGAGGGGCCATTCAGTGGCTTTGTGTAGTAGGATGGCCCTTAGGGTTGGATCAAAAGACCTGGTGCTGACCAGGCCCCTGTGCCAAGTGGGGGTAGAATCAATCTTTGTAAGTACTCCTCTCTCCCTGGGCCTTGGTTGTCCAGATGCTTTGGGATCTCCTGCACCCTAGTCTCCAATTCCCTGGAGCCCTCTGAACTAaaagatctctaaggtcccttacaaCTCTCAGTCTCAAAGCCTCCATTACTTCCAGCTCTAGAGATCGCTGACAAAGAATCCAAGTGCCTGGATCGCTTCACTGTAAATCTTGGGAGCCTCAACCAGGCCCTACCAGACACCCTCCAAAGGAGATCTCGGCCCCTCCTCCTCTGTCCTCTCCACTGAGATTAAAGGCTTAGTGGGCAGCAGAGACGTCAGAGTTCAGAATGACCCCTCCCTCCCTGGATTAGCTTGTCCTCATCCCCTACCCTTCCCTCAGTCTGTCCTTCACACCACCTGTGAGGACATTCACAAAGACCCCAAAAGTAACAAGAAAGTTTGGTCTCCCAGGACCCCCTCCCTCATACACCCCGCCCCCTTCCTTCCAAAGTAGGAGGAGCACCCCATACTGAGTGATCCCAACGTTTGAGGTCGGCCATGAGTCCCCGGTCAGAGTGCAGCAATTCCCCCTCCCAACCCCCTCCATGGGATGATAATGCTGGAAGAGCAGGAAGTGGCCAGGTGCTGCCTCAGCCCCGCAGGTCCCATGACGCAAGTCTGACGACCTCAGACAAGAACCACCTTGTCTTCATCCCTGGCTGTGCTCCTGCTGCGCCTCGGGCCCCTCAGAGGTGACCCAGTTTATCCTCCGCCCCCAGATGGATGTTTTATAAGTTGGTTTCTGCTTTATAGAGAGGGCCTGTCTTTACCTGGACAGTTGCATTAGGAACCTTGTGCTGCTCACTCCTTAGGGCAGAACCAAGGGAAGAAATACTAGTGATGCAAGGAGTGGGGGCTGGCTGAAATCCTTTGACTGACTCTCCCATTCTTTGGTGTCTGAGCTTAAGAAGAGGGGGTCAAAGGGATCTAGATTCTTCACACACTTCACTGAACAGATTCTTATTAAAAGGCACAGAGTTAGAAAATCTGGAAACAAGAGGGAGATTGGGCCGGGCATCTCAGGCACTAGCTGCAAGGCTGCGCCCCACGCAGTCCGTGTCACTCAGAAGGAGGTATTCACCAGAGCGCCCCCGGAGTCTGTCCAGGAGGCTGGGCTGTTCCACATTTTTACAGTGAACTTGGATAAAGACTTGGATGGCTTGCTTATCCAACGTGCACATGACTAAGTCAGGAAGGCCAACTCACCAGATAATGTGGGCTAGCCAGTCAGGATCCCAAAACAGCTTAATGGGCTAGGAGTGGGTAGGTGACCAAGGATGAGGTCCCTTGGGCCTTTGGGTTCAATTAGTCCCAGAAACAGCTGGGACAAGGAGAAAACTGCTTCCCCTAAACACCCTCTGAGAGATCTTCAACATTGCTCTTTGGGCAGAGCAAGACAGGTTGCTCAGACTTGAACTGACAGCAGATTAgcatctccttctttcctttctcctctgtgtttctctttctctctcttcctctccttttgtctgtgtctgtgtttctctctcttcttctttctctcctgcatcaccttctctcctttattcttttccccagcCTTCCTCTCCCTGCACTTCTCATCCCTCTTTGGTTTCtacatttctttgtctctgtctctctgtctctctgtctctctgtctctctgtctctctctctctctctctctctctctctctctctctctctctctctttctctctgtctctctcctccccagacttcctctccctccatctctcctctgtttctcccgacatctctgtgtctctccatttctctcttccctctattactctctctcttcccttcccttcctctctcttctttcttctccttttctttccctccacccctcttTCCTCCGTTTCTCTGTgcatccctctcttttctctctctcccagttGCCTTTCTCAGTCTATTGCTATCTTGTCATCTTCATCTCCCTCCTCGATCTCAGGAAACCAGGACTGGTATTGGAGTCTGGAGGACTATGGGAAGGTTGAGGACAATGGTCAGAGGGCATGACCGTGTCAGGTTCAGTGTTTCAAGAGATGAGATGTGTATGAAAGGAATTAGCAAAGGAGGGCTAGGGAAAGTATGGGACAGACATGAAAGGGGTAGCAGGGGACGGGATTCAAAGAATCAGCGACAGGGACCGTGCAACATGAAGTAGACTAGACTAGGGGTTTATACCGGgatatgggggagggggcaggcagGATCCTGGGCTGGACAATTGGAGTGGAAGGTCCAAGAATAGACAGTAAAaggaattgggggggagggggaagagtgaTGTCCTTTATCCAAAGGAGGGGGAAGATCCCGAGTTAGAAGcgggagctggggggggggggagtccaATGGAGGAGAGAGGGACTGCAAAAGGGATGGGAGTGGCTTGGGTCTAGGAGGCAGGTTGGACGGGCAGACCGGGCCAGGGGGCTTCCTGGATCCGGGTTCACCTCACCTCGGAGTAGACGAAGAGCGGGAGAACTAGTAGCGCCAGCAGCAGGTCGGCCACGGCCAGGCTCACTATGAAGAAGTTGGTGGGGGTCTGCAGGGCCCGTTCCGCCGCCACGCTCACACACACGAGCGCATTGCCAGCCAGTACGGTGACCATGAGCAGGATGCCCCCGACCAGAGCGCCCACATGCGGCTCGAGGGTCCCCAGGCCCCCTCTGCCGCTGCCCGCGAGCTCGCTGGCGTTCGAGAAACTGCGGTTCCCCGGCATCGCCGAGGACGGATCCCCTTCAGGACCGTGGACAGCGCCGCGCCCCGCCAAACGGAGACGGGGCGCCGCGCCGCATTCCCGGAGACTCAGCTCCGACTGAGGAGCCCCGGGAACGGACAAAGAGGGCCCAGGGGCTGAAGAGCGGGGGCCGGGCGCCCTAACCTCTggtcctccccccgcccccagcctATCTCCGGTCCTGGCTGCTGAGCTCAACTCCGGCTTTCAGCACGCGGTAAGTTCTCTGGCTCCACCCCGGCCTCGCCCCTTCTCGGTCCCGCCCTCTCCGGGCTCTGAAGCGAGCCCCCCCAACACAAACACACGCAGGCACGCAcgcacacgcgcgcgcgcgcccctcccctctttgcagagatggcCGAAGTGAGGGGACCCAGAAGCACTGGGTTACCACCAGCGTCCCTCGCCTTCCAATACAATCAAGACTTGGAAAGGGTGGGATAGTCTGGGAATCCGGGATGGACATTGGTCTGGAAGCAGGGGCAATACCGCGTGACTTCGGAGACAGTTCGGGAAGAGCTCATTGGTCAAGGTACCGGGAGTCCAGGGTGCTGTCAGTCAGAGAACCTACAAATGTTCtatcatttcagtcctgtccgGCTGTTCTTGGCccaatttggattttcttggcaaagatactggaggggtttaccatttccttcaccagATCAATTTaccaaaggaaactgaggcacaaaggatgaagtggtttgcccagggtcacacatctaggaagtatgtaaggccagatttgaactcaggatgatgatgCCTTCTTGTCTCTGGGCCCCATGCTGTATCCATTGCCCCATCCAGCCGTCCTGGACCTAGATAAAATGGTTCTCTATTTCCAAGACCAATTTTAGGCTCCAGAAGCTCTAGCTCCTGCACAAGTTTCTATGGTTTGATTAGACTAATCTAGGTCCGATGTTTGGGCCTCCATGCAGATGTATATAAAATGCAAACAGCAGAACCCTGGGTCCTGCTCTGGGTACAGGTctgaggggtgggggaagggctcaggaagccccccccccaaagagaGCATCGCTAAAACCTCCTCACTGACGCCCCACCCCAGGCTGAGACTGTTCTCGCCCTCCTGAATCTGCTCTAGTTTCAATTTGAGCCTGTCGGATCCCTCCATCCATCCTTCTGAGCCGACTGAATTAAGGTCCTCCCCCCAGAAAGTCTTTGACGGTTCTGCACCTCCCCTAGGAAGAAGCACCAGGCCCAGGGCCCTTAACCTCTGGTGCCTGCTTGGCTTCCGGTCTCTGAGGCAAGCAACTGGCCTCCACAGGCGCACCCATGCCCTAGACTTTTCCTCCATGTCTGCGGAAGCCAGGCAGGACTCGGGGGAACTTTCCCCCAGCTTCATCCCGGGCTCCCAGGCTGGGTGTCCCCCCAACTGGCTTCCCTACCCTCCTGGACCTTTTTTTAATGCCTGTGCTTAGGTTATCTCCCTAAAGCCCTGTCTCCCCAGCTCTTCACCATCCCCACGACTGGCACAAATTGTTATAGCCAAACGCCCCAGAGGTCCCAGTTCCCTGCTCTGCGCACTCTGCCCTCCCTCCAAGCATCCTCTGAGCGGAGAtgctctcttcctccccctccctctgctCTCTCTCAGTACCCGGAGTTCCCATTTGGATGTACAAACTCAAGGAAAGACCGAGGCAGAGGCAGTCAGTGGGCCCGACCTCGAGGCCCCCACAATCTCCCTCAGGCACGGAGGCTAGGCTTGCCCGCCCCAACCCTTCCGAAGCCTCTATCCGGCCTTCGGGGCCAGGAAAGGGATGAGAAGGGACTGGGCGGGGCCATCGATCCACCGCAGCAGGCTTCAGCTCGGGCAGCCAGGGCTGGGCACCTGCCCCTGGAGAGGATGACAGCTGGAGGGGCGGCCTTGACCTTCCCGGCCGATCGATGGCCCCGGACTAACTGTTTGCGAAGTCGCCGGGGCGGAAACCGTGGAGCCTCCGAAAGGGCACCGGGCGGGCGTGGGGGGCGGGTACCAGGGGAACCCTGGCGCCCCGAGCCTCCGTCTCCGCCCTCGAGGTCCCAGGCCCCAGGGGATTTATAGCGAGCAAGTCCCCGAACCAAGCACTGGGGTCAGGCGGCCGCCTGGGAggagaaggcaaaatagaaacggagaagggagaagaagtcCGCCGGGAGGTGAGAGCCAGTGAGCTTTCTGCCGAGGCCGGTGAGTGGAAGCCGCGGGACTGCTGCAGGCAGGGCTGAGCGGCTCCTGAGCGACGAGGCATCCTCCGGCCCTCCTCCTGCCGCTCCcggtctctgtctctcccaaTGTCTCTGGGTCCCTGTCTCTCTGGATCCCAGTCCCTCCCAGTGTCTCTAGGTCTCggtctctccctgtgtctctggGTCTCCGTCTCTCCCAATGTCTCTGGATCTCTGTCTCTCCCAGTATctctggatctctctctctctctctcccagtaTCTCTgagtctctgaatctccctgtgtctctgtctctcccaatGTTTATGGGTCCCTGTCTCTCCCAGCGTCTCTGGGTCTCTGAATCTCCCAATGTCTCTGAGTCTCTGAATCTCCccgtatctctgtctctccctgtctcacTACCCCTCTGAGAACTGtcttcctctccctgtctctgtaaCTCTCCCATAGGGGTCTCCTTGTCCGagccttccttctctttccttttctttcagtctctgtctcctTACCGCCCTAGCTCAGGCTTCCAGCTTCGGCCTCTATGATTCTGTCTGTCTCGGTCTCGGAGCGTCCGTCTTGCCCGCTTCTCGTCTCTAGCTCCTCCTTCCCCATGCCCGTTCCCGCCCCTTAGAAAGTCTCCTGCCCTGGATCTCGGATCTCGGGCGCCAGAGCGCGCTGCCCAGCTCCGGCCCCTGAGCCCGCGCTCCCTCCTTCTCAGGCTCCTGAGCCCGCGCTCCTTCCTTCTCAGGCTCCCTGCCTCTGCGCTCCCTCCTTCTCAGGCTCCTGAGCCCCCGCTCCCTCCTCCTCAGGCTCCCTGCCTCTGCGCTCCCTCCTTCTCAGGCTCCTGAGCCCCCGCTCCCTCCTTCTCAGACCCCTGAGCCCGCGTTCCCTCCTTCTCAGACCCCTGAGCCCGCGCTCCCTTCTTCTCAGGCTCCTGAGCCTCCGTCCCTCCTCAGGCTCCTGCCTCTGCGCTCCCTCCTTCTCAGGCTCCTGAGCCCCCGCTCCCTCCTCAGACCCCTGAGCCCGCGCTCCCTCCTCAGGCTCCTGAGCCCCCGCTCCCTCCTCAGCCCCTGAGCCTCCGCTCCTCCTCAGGCCCCTGAGCCTCCGCTCCTCCTCAGGCTCCCTGCCTCTGCGCTCCCTCCTTCTCAGGCTCCTGAGCCCGCGCTCCCTCCTCAGGCTCCTGAGCCCCCGCTCCCTCCTTCTCAGGCTCTTGAGCCTCCGTCCCTCCTCAGCTCCTGCCTCTGCGCTCCCTCCTTCTCAGGCTCCTGAGCCCCCGCTCCCTCCTCAGGCTCCCTGCCTCTGCGCTCCCTCCTTCTCAGGCTCCTGAGCCCGCGCTCCCTCCTCAGCCCCTGAGCCTCCGCTCCCTCCTCAGGCCCCTGAGCCCGCGCTCCCTCCTTCTCAGATCCCTGAGCCCGCGCTCGCTCCTTCTCAGACCCCTGAGCCCGCGCTCCCTCCTCAGGCCCCTGAGCCTCCGCTCCCTCCTCAGATCCCTGAGCCCCCGCTCCCTCCTTCTCAGGCTCCTGAGCCCGCGCTCCCTCCTCAGGCTCCTGAGCCCCCGCTCCCTCCTTCTCAGGCTCCTGAGCCTCCGTCCCTCCTCAGGCTCCTGCCTCTGCGCTCCCTCCTTCTCAGGCTCCTGAGGCCCCGTTCCCTCCTTCTCATGCTCCCTGCCTCTGCGCTCCCTCCTTCTCAGGCTCCTGAGCCCGCGCTCCCTCCTCAGGCCCCTGAGCCTCCGCTCCCTCCTCAGGCCCCTGAGCCCGCGCTCCCTCCTTCTCAGATCCCTGAGCCCGCGCTCCCTCCTCAGCTCCTGCCTCTGCGCTCCTCCTTCTCAGACCCCTGAGCCCGCGCTCCCTCCTTCTCAGATCCCTGAGCCCGCGCTCCCTCCTTCTCAGACCCCTGAGCCCGCGCTCCCTCCTTCTCAGACCCCTGAGCCCCGCCTCTCTCCTTCTCAGACCCCTGAGCCCGCGCTCCCTCCTTCTCAGGCTCCTGAGCCCCCGTTCCCTCCTTCTCATGCTCCCTGCCTCTGCGCTCCCTCCTTCTCAGGCTCCTGAGCCCGCGCTCCCTCCTCAGGCCCCTGAGCCTCCGCTCCCTCCTCAAGCCCCTGAGCCCGCGCTCCCTCCTTCTCAGACCCCTGAGCCCGCGCTCCCTCGTCAGGCCCCTGAGCCTCCGCTCCCTCCTCAGACCCCTGAGCCAGCGCTCCCTCCTTCTCAGACCCCTGAGCCCCGCCTCTCTCCTTCTCAGATCCCTGAGCCCGCGCTCGCTCCTTCTCAAACCCCTGAGCCCCGCCTCTCTCCTTCTCAGATCCCTGAGCCCGCGCTCGCTCCTTCTCAGACCCCTGAGCCCGCGCTCCCTCCTCAGGCCCCTGAGCCTCCGCTCCCTCCTCAGACCCCTGAGCCCGCGCTCCCTCCTTCTCAGACCCCTGAGCCCCGCCTCTCTCCTTCTCAGACCCCTGAGCCCGCGCTCCCTCCTTCTCAGGAGCTCCGAGAGCTCAGCCGTCGGACGTTTCGAATATCCCGTGTCTCCCGGCGCACAACCCTCAGTCCCCATGGCCAAAGGAGTCGGGGCCCTCGTGATCCTCTTTGCCTTCTTGATCCAAGGATCTTCTTCGCTCCCGGCTCCTCAGAGGTGAATCCTTCCCCTGCATCTTCCCACCCCGGCTCCCCTAGCTGGGTGGCTGGGGATCGGCGGACGCCAACCAGACCTGGGCTCGGGGCTCCGAGAGAGGGCGGGACTGGGCAGAGGGAGGCCACCCTCCCCTGCTCTTTCCGGGGTGCGTCCTGACCGGAGGATGCTTCGGGTCCGACCAGGGACGGGGACACGGTTAGCAACCGACGCGCTTCCCTCAGACCTCCTGCCGACTTGGCGGGCCCCAGCCGAAGCTCTCGGGTGGAACGTCTGCGGATGGGGATGGTTGGGGCACTCCTTCTCCCACACCTCCCTGGCTCGgcctcctccccccgcccctcACAGCCTGTCTCCCGATAGGACTCAGCGCCACATGGACGGCGCCTTCACCAGCGAGCTGAGTCGCCTGAGGGAGAGCGCTTTCGTCCAGAGCCTGGTCCGCGCGCTGGTCGGCCTGGGGCCCAGGTGAGCGCTTCCCCGGgatgttgggggagggggagggaatcaGAGAACTGGAAGAGGGGCGCGGGGCCGAGCCGGGCCTGACGCAGCTGCCGCCACGCGCCCGCTCCGGCCCCCAGCCCGCTCCGCTGCCTCCCCAGGACCCAGAGACACTCAGACGGCGCCTTCACCAGCGAGCTCAGTAAAATAAGAGGAAACGCCCAGGTGCACCGCCTTATTCAGCAGCTGGTGGGTAAGCGCAGGTGAGAGCCGTGAGCGCGTCCGCTCCCACATGCCTTCCCCCAGACAAGTGGCCCCGCCCCACAGACACCCCGAGGTTCAGCGCCCCCCATCCCTCAACCCCCCATCCCTACAAGCGCACACTCTCCCTCTAATCACTTCCAGCTATCTGCAGGTCTGTAACACTCCCTTTTCTCTTTGTGGCCGGGAAGATCAGTCAGAGAGCCGGAGGAGGTGACTGGAAGGAGCGGGGAAAATGGGCCCCTCGCCTCGGCCCAGGACAATTCGCCCTGCCTGAAGTGGCTTCGAATGTGCCTCCCACAGAACGGGTAACTGCTCCCCTTTCCTGGAGCGCAAATGGGGCTGCGCgatccctcccctttcctcccccggGCCATCTTGGGAGCGCGGGCGGTCTGCAGGGCTCCCTGTCCTTTCCGGGGTTTCCGGGCTGGGCCTCTGTCTCCAGGACCAGTGTTCAAGGCCCTCTTGTGACTTCTCAGTGCAGAACTTGGAGGGAGATCCCTCGGAAGCAACTGTCTCTGGCAAGTCGCTCCGTGGCCAGAAGCTGAGGCTGAAGGGAAAGGAGCCTCTCCCGGGGAGGGCGCCCAAAGGCAAAGCGCTCGCTGTCTGACTCAGTAATAAAGGAGCATCTGATACAGAGTCCGGCTCGTGTGATGGAGAGGAGGGGGTTGCGGGGAAGGCGGGGGTTGGGGGGAGGAGCGTTAGAAACAGGCGGCTCCAGAAGCAGAACGGGGCTGGGAAGCGCAAATCGTTACACTCCCGAGTCCGCAGTCAGACGCCTCCCGATCGGTCCTAGCGGAGCCCTCCCCTCACCGAGGGGTCCCTGGGCCGGGGAGGTCGGCTGAAGGGGCGGGGCTGTTCTGGCGGAGGCGCCTCGGGAGGCTCCTTCGGCCCTGAAACTTGCATCACCCTTGAGGGCCGTCCCCAAGGGCAAGGGCGGCCCTGTGGAGGAAGGAGACTCAGGAAGGGCGCAAGGAAACCAGCGGAGCTCGGACGTGCTTGAGAAAACTTCCCCTCTCCGGAGGTCATCAAACCAGAGCCCAgacctgggggggggggcttccTTGCCGGCCAGGCTAGAGACCCCAAGTTCTTTTTGCCGTTAGAATTCTGGATTGCCAAGGGATTGGGGGGCTGCTTCCCAAGGGTAGAGCTGGCCAGCCCCAGCTTCCTCCTGCACGGCCCCTCACTGATCCTGAACCACATCAAAGGTGCCCTAATCCCTTCCTTGCCCGAAACCCCTCCTCTTCCCCGAGGGTTCACTCCCTAGGAGACAACCCgacccttccctttctccctgaaAGCAGCTGCAGCCGCTGTGGATGCTTAGGCTCCCAAGGCTCTACCTCTCGCTGGCCCGGACCGGGGCTTTCTCCCCTTGTCAGTCCCCTCTCCCCTTGCCAGTCCCTTCTCCCCTTGCCAGTCCCCTCTCCCCTTGCCAGTCCCTTCTCCCCAGACTGCCCAGTCTTTTCTGGGAGATCAGCCCACAGAGGCAGAGCTTTGGAAGCAGAGCTGGAAGGGCTCTCAAGAAGCCCAGGTCCCTCTCTTCTCCTGCTCCTGCTTCCTGAGGTCTGGAAAGCTTCTCCTTAGTGAGGCTGTTGCCTGCCCCTGCAGCCCCCAATCAGGCTCCTGGCTCCATCTCTGTGGCCAAGTGGCCGTGTTAATGCCTCCTCCACCAGACAGCCAGCCTGtgtcccccctcctctcccccaggcTCCTCCTTTCCTTACTGCCCCCTGGCTGGTGATCTGGCAGCCCTTTCTGGCTCACCATCATTATCAGTTCATTGGTGTCCTTATTAAGATGCCCCCCCCCCAGGGTCAAGCCCCAGCCTTGCCTGTTGACAAGTGGTAGATGACTCTTCTGTCCCGGGCTCTGGGGACACACATGAAGGAACACCAAAGAAGCCAGCTCTGCAAGAGCTCCCGCTCCCCCAGGGAAGAGAATGTGCAAGGATCGAATGGATGTGCGGCAGTTTGGGGAGGATGGgcattctgtgcctcagtttccctttcccATGGGGACTGATCTCAAGCACGGTTAAGCATGTGTTTCAGGATTCTGACTGGGGAGAAGGGCCCTTTGCCTCCAGTTGCTTCCCACTTTCTGATCCCTTCTCTGGTATTCCTCTCACACACCCCTGGGCTGCAGATGCTGATATTCCTAGGGAGCCACTCCTCTGTCCCAAAGAGCAGACACCTCCCaaccttccctcctcccacctctgcTGCTGTCTCTTTCCCACAAGCATGTTCTGTGAATAACTCCCTATATGATCTGTCATATCTATACCATATAGATACCTCCCAGTGTGccagcgaggtggtgcagtggacagagcaccagtcctggagtcaggaggacccgagttcaaatctggcctcagatacttcacaTTTCCtggcttgtgaccctgggcaagccacttaaccccaatggcctcagcaaaaaaaacaaccaaacaaaaaatatctCTGAGTGATGACCTGAAATTTCCAGAAATGCTCACAGGCCTTTCTGTGTCCCTGCTCCAAAGCTGGCTGTCCCTACCCCCCAGGGTCTTGGTCCTCGGTCCCCACAAATTCAGCAACTGGCTCACCTGCACCTgagtccctcccccttctccttgcCTCTGCCTCCAGTTTGCTAAGTCACGCACTAGCTCAGACCCGTCTGGTCAGATGTCAGACCCACCAATGACTTTGCCTCGGGTACATCAGTGTCCAGTCGTGGCTCTTCCAGGGCCATGTATCCAGAGATGCTCTTatgcccctcctccccccattctgACCATCAGAGAAGCCTTTGGACCTGTTGATGCCTAACAATCCTACAGTCCACTACAGTTCTCAGATCGTTTTCAGGCAAACTACTACAGGAAAACCTGCTCCACTTTGGACTCAGGTAATTTTTTGGGACCCAAATGTCCTTGACGTGGTCAAATTCTGATTTAGTTCTTCCCCAGGCTGATCGACTTTGTCACATTATGTATGGATGACTATACTATGTCTCCAAGCTTTAGGACTTGCAAACCAAGCTGTACCCCAACCCCCTTTGGAGGGATGCGACTTGCTTGTTCCCTTTCACCAGACAGCAACTTTCCCCAAAACCGTCCGAAGCTAGCAGTGGACTATGAGCATTTGTCTGGATCATCAGGCCCCGTGGTGAAGGAGCCACCCAAGGTCTTTCTGATGTCACATCCGGGGCTGTggattttcaaaaatttaaactTACCTGATGCCCCTGAAATGAAATTTCCCATAGTCaaagaggaacagaaagagattggtcccaaatgagatcacacaTTTCTCCATTCATTGAATACACATCTGCCCACATGCAGCTTGTTGTTTTTAaggatataataaattcaacacgTTACTTTAAAACCAATCCTGCTCCCGTTTTCTTTTGAACATCTGTTCTCTTCAATGACTTTTTGGGGAATCCTATCCCTACCTTCCTTTCCTGCCCCCTCCcactgaaaagaagaaaaccataaTCTCTGTAATAACTGTGTTTAATCgaggaaaataaatttacaaaaggaaaaagtgtCATCAGCCCTCAGACAAAAGATGGGCACCATGTTTCATCACAAGTCCTCAGGGGTTATTGCAATGATCAgatttctgaagtctttcaa encodes:
- the SCT gene encoding secretin isoform X2, producing the protein MAKGVGALVILFAFLIQGSSSLPAPQRTQRHMDGAFTSELSRLRESAFVQSLVRALVGLGPRTQRHSDGAFTSELSKIRGNAQVHRLIQQLVGKRRSVREPEEVTGRSGENGPLASAQDNSPCLKWLRMCLPQNGAELGGRSLGSNCLWQVAPWPEAEAEGKGASPGEGAQRQSARCLTQ
- the SCT gene encoding secretin isoform X1, producing MAKGVGALVILFAFLIQGSSSLPAPQRTQRHMDGAFTSELSRLRESAFVQSLVRALVGLGPSPLRCLPRTQRHSDGAFTSELSKIRGNAQVHRLIQQLVGKRRSVREPEEVTGRSGENGPLASAQDNSPCLKWLRMCLPQNGAELGGRSLGSNCLWQVAPWPEAEAEGKGASPGEGAQRQSARCLTQ
- the SCT gene encoding secretin isoform X3, with the protein product MAKGVGALVILFAFLIQGSSSLPAPQRTQRHMDGAFTSELSRLRESAFVQSLVRALVGLGPSPLRCLPRTQRHSDGAFTSELSKIRGNAQVHRLIQQLVGKRRSVREPEEVTGRSGENGPLASAQDNSPCLKWLRMCLPQNGTWREIPRKQLSLASRSVARS